The window TGATTCAGCGAGTGCCCCCCGGCGAACTGCTCCTCCCCGACCTCGCCCTCCTCGTCGGCGAAAGCTCGGAACTCACCGGCGAAGTCGCGGACCACCTTCACCGACTCGGGATCGATCGTGCCGTCGTCGTCGGGCGCCAGCATGACGAAGGCGGCGAGCTGATCGGCGACGTCCTCCTCCCGCCCGGTGATCGGAAGGTCGTAGATGTCGATGAGCATGTGGCCGAGTTCGTGATAGAAGCTGCCGATCTCGGCGTTGAGGGCCGAGTCCACCGGATCGGGATCCCCGTTCTTCGCAAAGACGGCCTCGGCAAAATCGGCGTCCTCGTAGCAGAGGACGATCGCCTGCTCGTTCGGGTCGTAGAAGGCGTTGGGCTGATCGCACTGCTGCCCGAGGAGCTGAAAATCACCCGGCAGGTTGAACGTGTCGTTGACCGATGCCGCCAGATTCTCCAGCAGCTCGGCGGACTCCATGAGGTGGCGGCCGTTCTGCGCCTCGGGGGTGGTCGCGTCTTCATAGACGGCGGTCATGTCGCCCTCGTCGGGCACGTCGTCGGCATCGGCTTCGGCTTTCGCCGCCGGCGCGGTGG is drawn from Mycolicibacterium gilvum and contains these coding sequences:
- a CDS encoding DUF4344 domain-containing metallopeptidase is translated as MTARRAAPIVMAAFLIAGCGGSAGDTAGSSTQSGTTAPAAKAEADADDVPDEGDMTAVYEDATTPEAQNGRHLMESAELLENLAASVNDTFNLPGDFQLLGQQCDQPNAFYDPNEQAIVLCYEDADFAEAVFAKNGDPDPVDSALNAEIGSFYHELGHMLIDIYDLPITGREEDVADQLAAFVMLAPDDDGTIDPESVKVVRDFAGEFRAFADEEGEVGEEQFAGGHSLNQTRMYNLLCWAYGADPDANAAIVSDGELPPERAELCEDEYSKMDYGWATLLAPYVK